One genomic region from Actinocatenispora thailandica encodes:
- the ligA gene encoding NAD-dependent DNA ligase LigA, translated as MATSDPGSELTATPTAEQEAVAGAEPTAQARQRHRALAEQIDDHQYRYYVLDAPTASDAEYDGLMRELEALEAQYPALRTPNSPTQRVGGTYSTQFTPVEHIERMLSLDNAVDDEEMAAWNERVEREAAGAKVSYLCELKIDGLAVDLVYRDGRLARGATRGDGRTGEDITPNVRSVEGIPHELSGSAEFPVPPLVEIRGEIYFPVEGFTELNASLVEQGKPPFANPRNAAAGSLRQKDPRITAQRPLRLIVHGLGAREGFEPTRQSESYAALQAWGLPTSPRWRVVPALADVLDYISYYGEHRHEVEHEIDGVVVKVDEVSVQRRLGATSKAPRWAIAFKYPPEEVNTKLTDVRVNVGRTGRVTPYAVLEPVRVAGSTVAFATLHNASEVRRKGVLIGDTVVLRKAGDVIPEVVGPVTDLRPADAHEFVMPTRCPECGTELRPEKEGDADIRCPNTRRCPAQLRERVFHLAGRGSFDIEALGYKAASALLADQVIADEGDLFGLDAARLASSPFFVNKDGTLGSNAHRLLEHLAAAKDAALWRVLVGLSIRHVGPTAARALAREFGSVERIAEAGQEELAAVDGVGPTIAEAVRDWFAVDWHREVVDKWRAAGVRMQEEHADDAPRPLAGVTVVVTGSLAGYSRDEATEQIQSRGGKVTGSVSKKTGFVVVGENPGSKYDKALALKVPVLTEDGFAVLLSEGPEAAAARAQVGPDEDAAAAGGNRR; from the coding sequence GTGGCGACGAGCGATCCGGGCAGCGAGTTGACGGCGACACCGACCGCCGAGCAGGAGGCGGTGGCCGGGGCCGAGCCGACGGCCCAGGCGCGGCAGCGGCACCGGGCGCTCGCCGAGCAGATCGACGACCATCAGTACCGCTACTACGTGCTGGACGCGCCGACCGCCTCGGACGCCGAGTACGACGGGCTGATGCGCGAGCTGGAGGCGCTGGAGGCGCAGTACCCGGCGCTGCGCACACCGAACTCGCCGACCCAGCGGGTCGGCGGCACCTACTCGACCCAGTTCACCCCGGTCGAGCACATCGAGCGGATGCTCAGCCTCGACAACGCGGTCGACGACGAGGAGATGGCCGCCTGGAACGAGCGGGTCGAGCGCGAGGCCGCCGGGGCGAAGGTCTCCTACCTGTGCGAGCTGAAGATCGACGGGCTCGCCGTCGACCTGGTCTACCGGGACGGCCGGCTGGCGCGCGGCGCGACCCGCGGCGACGGCCGGACCGGTGAGGACATCACCCCGAATGTGCGCAGCGTCGAGGGGATCCCGCACGAGCTGTCCGGCTCGGCCGAGTTCCCGGTGCCCCCGCTGGTCGAGATCCGCGGCGAGATCTACTTCCCGGTCGAGGGTTTCACCGAGCTGAACGCCTCGCTGGTCGAGCAGGGCAAGCCGCCGTTCGCCAACCCGCGCAACGCCGCCGCCGGCAGCCTGCGCCAGAAGGACCCGCGGATCACCGCGCAGCGGCCGCTGCGGCTGATCGTGCACGGCCTCGGCGCCCGGGAGGGGTTCGAGCCGACCCGCCAGTCCGAGTCGTACGCGGCGCTGCAGGCCTGGGGCCTGCCGACCTCGCCCCGGTGGCGGGTCGTCCCGGCACTGGCCGACGTGCTCGACTACATCAGCTACTACGGCGAGCACCGGCACGAGGTCGAGCACGAGATCGACGGCGTCGTGGTCAAGGTCGACGAGGTCAGCGTGCAGCGCCGGCTCGGCGCCACCAGCAAGGCGCCACGCTGGGCCATCGCCTTCAAGTACCCGCCGGAGGAGGTCAACACGAAGCTGACCGACGTGCGGGTCAACGTGGGCCGCACTGGCCGCGTCACGCCGTACGCGGTGCTCGAACCGGTCCGGGTCGCCGGCTCGACGGTCGCGTTCGCGACCCTGCACAACGCCTCGGAGGTGCGGCGCAAGGGCGTGCTGATCGGCGACACGGTGGTGCTGCGCAAGGCCGGCGACGTCATCCCGGAGGTGGTCGGGCCGGTCACCGACCTGCGGCCGGCCGACGCGCACGAGTTCGTGATGCCCACCCGCTGCCCCGAGTGCGGCACCGAGCTGCGCCCGGAGAAGGAGGGTGACGCCGACATCCGCTGCCCGAACACCCGGCGCTGCCCGGCGCAGCTACGTGAGCGCGTCTTCCACCTGGCCGGCCGCGGCTCGTTCGACATCGAGGCGCTGGGTTACAAGGCGGCCAGCGCGCTGCTCGCCGACCAGGTCATCGCCGACGAGGGGGACCTGTTCGGGCTGGACGCCGCCAGGCTCGCCAGCTCGCCGTTCTTCGTCAACAAGGACGGCACGCTCGGCAGCAACGCGCACCGGTTGCTCGAACACCTGGCCGCGGCCAAGGACGCGGCGCTGTGGCGGGTGCTCGTCGGGCTGTCGATCCGGCACGTGGGGCCGACCGCGGCGCGGGCGCTGGCGCGCGAGTTCGGCTCGGTCGAGCGGATCGCGGAGGCCGGTCAGGAGGAGTTGGCCGCGGTCGACGGGGTGGGGCCGACGATCGCCGAGGCGGTCCGTGACTGGTTCGCCGTCGACTGGCACCGCGAGGTGGTCGACAAGTGGCGCGCCGCCGGGGTGCGGATGCAGGAGGAACACGCGGACGACGCGCCGCGGCCGCTGGCCGGGGTGACCGTCGTGGTGACCGGTTCGCTGGCCGGCTACTCCCGGGACGAGGCGACCGAGCAGATCCAGTCCCGCGGTGGCAAGGTGACCGGTTCGGTGTCCAAGAAGACCGGCTTCGTGGTGGTCGGCGAGAACCCGGGCAGCAAGTACGACAAGGCGCTGGCGCTGAAGGTTCCGGTGCTGACCGAGGACGGCTTCGCCGTGCTGCTGTCCGAAGGCCCGGAGGCGGCCGCCGCGCGCGCCCAGGTCGGTCCGGACGAGGACGCCGCAGCGGCCGGCGGGAACCGACGGTGA
- a CDS encoding putative bifunctional diguanylate cyclase/phosphodiesterase, whose product MESTALRNEPPLRHKRVFVGYVAVVVAAGAAVVALGLPGLVRAVPDLPVDGWLLILLAAVVDAGPFSGPRQRGSSVGVFPSVCFGFTVLLLWGLGPAVLLAVVAIIGSTWRLRAKLWRAAFNLAQYLLAYGAAALVLHTVREDVLRATGWHAVAVVGAAAAWFVVSELIVDTAVRLRFGGHWWSTVRSGLSFELQTTGALLLLAPVLAGAISTSPWLIALILVPLFAVYRSARVAAERDRESRHDPLTGLANRKAVQERIEDDIARRHPDGRPGPLLLVLDLDRFKEVNDALGHGVGDRLLVEAGRRLRARLSEDVLVARLGGDEFAVVRTAVGDLDTARAFAERVAAVLAGPVHLDGMPLEVASSIGVAVYPRHGADFDELLQHADVAMYEAKQRNDAVSVYAPEADHNSAARLGLLGDLRRALERPDRPELGELGVFYQPQVAIDSGEVVGVEALLRWRHPEYGMVGPEEVIRAAEHTAVMRLLTYRVLDEVVARVAQWQRDGLRLRAAVNVSVRDLHTADLVDHLAALLDRHEVAPSQIELEITEGALMADPRRVLATLRRLDRLGIALSLDDFGTGYSSMLHLRRLPLSEVKIDRSFVLGMGSDPDDAAIVRSIIDLAGALGMRVVAEGVEDERTWRRLSALGCQIAQGWFYARPMPAAEFTSWLARYRPPRIRQTVEATDPAHT is encoded by the coding sequence ATGGAGTCGACGGCACTGCGCAACGAGCCGCCGCTGCGGCACAAGCGGGTCTTCGTCGGCTACGTCGCGGTCGTCGTCGCCGCCGGTGCCGCGGTCGTCGCGCTCGGCCTGCCCGGCCTCGTCCGCGCCGTCCCGGACCTGCCGGTGGACGGCTGGCTGCTGATCCTGCTGGCGGCGGTGGTGGACGCCGGCCCGTTCAGCGGGCCGCGGCAGCGGGGCAGCTCGGTCGGGGTGTTCCCGTCGGTGTGCTTCGGCTTCACCGTGCTACTGCTGTGGGGGCTCGGCCCGGCCGTCCTGCTGGCGGTGGTCGCCATCATCGGTTCGACCTGGCGGCTGCGCGCCAAGCTGTGGCGCGCCGCGTTCAACCTCGCCCAGTACCTGCTCGCCTACGGGGCGGCCGCCCTCGTGCTGCACACCGTGCGCGAGGACGTGCTCCGGGCCACCGGCTGGCACGCGGTGGCGGTGGTCGGCGCCGCCGCGGCCTGGTTCGTGGTCAGCGAGCTGATCGTGGACACCGCGGTCCGGCTGCGGTTCGGCGGGCACTGGTGGTCGACGGTGCGGTCCGGCCTGTCGTTCGAGTTGCAGACCACCGGCGCGCTGCTGCTGCTCGCCCCGGTGCTCGCCGGTGCGATCAGCACCAGCCCGTGGCTGATCGCGCTGATCCTGGTGCCGTTGTTCGCGGTGTACCGCAGCGCCCGGGTCGCCGCCGAACGTGACCGGGAGTCCCGGCACGACCCGCTGACCGGCCTGGCCAACCGCAAGGCGGTGCAGGAGCGCATCGAGGACGACATCGCCCGCCGGCACCCCGACGGCCGGCCCGGCCCGCTGCTGCTGGTGCTCGACCTGGACCGGTTCAAGGAGGTCAACGACGCCCTCGGGCACGGCGTCGGAGACCGGCTGCTCGTCGAGGCGGGGCGCCGGCTGCGGGCCCGGCTGTCCGAGGACGTGCTGGTGGCGCGGCTCGGTGGCGACGAGTTCGCGGTGGTGCGTACCGCGGTCGGTGACCTGGACACCGCTCGGGCGTTCGCCGAGCGGGTCGCGGCCGTGCTGGCCGGGCCGGTACACCTGGACGGGATGCCGCTGGAGGTGGCGTCCTCGATCGGGGTGGCCGTGTACCCGCGGCACGGCGCCGACTTCGACGAACTGCTGCAGCACGCCGACGTGGCGATGTACGAGGCGAAGCAGCGCAACGACGCGGTCTCGGTCTACGCGCCGGAGGCCGACCACAACTCGGCGGCCCGGCTCGGCCTGCTCGGCGACCTGCGCCGCGCCCTGGAACGGCCGGACCGCCCGGAGCTGGGCGAACTGGGCGTGTTCTACCAGCCGCAGGTGGCGATCGACTCCGGCGAGGTGGTCGGGGTGGAGGCGCTGCTGCGGTGGCGCCATCCCGAGTACGGCATGGTCGGCCCGGAGGAGGTGATCCGCGCGGCCGAGCACACCGCGGTGATGCGGCTGCTGACCTACCGGGTGCTCGACGAGGTGGTCGCGCGGGTGGCGCAGTGGCAGCGGGACGGGCTGCGGCTGCGGGCAGCGGTGAACGTCAGCGTCCGCGACCTGCACACCGCCGACCTGGTCGACCACCTGGCCGCCCTGCTGGACCGGCACGAGGTGGCGCCCAGCCAGATCGAACTGGAGATCACCGAGGGCGCCCTGATGGCCGACCCGCGCCGGGTGCTCGCCACGCTGCGCCGGCTGGACCGGCTCGGCATCGCGCTGTCGCTGGACGACTTCGGTACCGGCTACTCGTCGATGCTGCACCTGCGCCGGCTGCCGCTGTCGGAGGTGAAGATCGACCGCTCGTTCGTGCTGGGCATGGGGTCGGATCCGGACGACGCGGCGATCGTGCGGTCGATCATCGACCTGGCCGGGGCGCTCGGGATGCGGGTGGTCGCCGAGGGCGTCGAGGACGAACGCACCTGGCGCCGGCTGTCCGCGCTGGGCTGCCAGATCGCGCAGGGCTGGTTCTACGCCCGGCCGATGCCGGCGGCCGAGTTCACCAGCTGGCTGGCCCGCTACCGCCCGCCCCGGATCCGCCAGACCGTCGAGGCCACCGACCCCGCCCACACCTGA
- a CDS encoding DUF2690 domain-containing protein, with protein MHMSVRKVISLVAVTLLSAAAALAPATAASAGGCSGSNCEGKYASTVSGCADDGHVINGFTLDGVESGGVYAHADIYYSQACHSAWGEYVTPKSGDISYVGFFYQLPNGGDGEHWIGGGYLDGTQQDFVTTMVDWDKSMKLCVSGENTYDPEPYPGQTWGGVNTIGCTGWY; from the coding sequence ATGCATATGTCAGTAAGAAAGGTGATTTCGCTCGTCGCAGTAACGCTGCTGTCTGCAGCGGCAGCACTGGCTCCCGCGACAGCCGCCTCAGCAGGCGGGTGCTCCGGTAGCAACTGTGAAGGAAAGTATGCATCCACAGTGTCGGGATGTGCGGACGACGGTCACGTCATTAATGGCTTTACTTTGGACGGAGTAGAGTCCGGTGGAGTCTACGCACATGCCGACATTTACTATTCGCAGGCCTGCCATTCCGCATGGGGCGAATATGTCACTCCAAAGAGCGGCGACATATCGTATGTGGGATTCTTCTACCAGCTGCCGAACGGTGGAGATGGCGAACACTGGATCGGCGGCGGTTATCTCGACGGAACCCAGCAAGACTTTGTGACCACAATGGTCGACTGGGACAAGTCGATGAAACTCTGCGTATCCGGCGAGAACACCTATGACCCCGAGCCTTACCCAGGTCAAACATGGGGCGGAGTGAACACTATTGGCTGCACGGGGTGGTACTGA
- the gatC gene encoding Asp-tRNA(Asn)/Glu-tRNA(Gln) amidotransferase subunit GatC: MAAISREEVAHLAHLARLAVTEDELDTFAGQLDQIVSSVARIGEVAADDIAPTSHAVPLTNVMRADEPRPGLAREAALAGAPAVEDDRFRVPQILSEEA; this comes from the coding sequence ATGGCCGCCATCTCCCGCGAGGAGGTCGCGCATCTCGCGCACCTCGCGCGGCTTGCCGTGACCGAGGACGAGCTGGACACGTTCGCCGGCCAGCTCGATCAGATCGTGTCCTCGGTGGCGCGGATCGGCGAGGTCGCCGCCGACGACATCGCGCCGACCTCGCACGCGGTGCCGTTGACCAACGTGATGCGGGCCGACGAGCCGCGCCCCGGGCTGGCCCGGGAGGCTGCGCTGGCCGGGGCGCCGGCCGTCGAGGACGACCGGTTCCGGGTGCCGCAGATCCTGTCCGAGGAGGCCTGA
- the gatA gene encoding Asp-tRNA(Asn)/Glu-tRNA(Gln) amidotransferase subunit GatA — protein MSELTGRTAEELGAAIAAGETSAVEVTRAYLERIDAVDPTVHAFLHVAAEPAVAQAAEVDRRIAAGEKLGPLAGVPIAVKDIVVTKDMPTTAASKILENWLPPYDATLVRKLREAGLVVLGKTNLDEFAMGSSTEYSAYGPTRNPWDTSRIPGGSGGGSAAAVAAREAPLAIGTDTGGSIRQPGAVTGTVGAKPTYGGVSRYGLIAFSSSLDQAGPVTRTVTDAALLHEVIGGHDRCDSTSIDAPVPPVVEAARRGLTGDLTGVKVGVVREFAAAQGAEPGVVAAFEAGVQTLTKLGAEVVEVSCPHFEYALPAYYLIAPSECSSNLARFDGVRYGLRVGDDGSRALEEVMSLTRDRGFGPEVKRRVILGTYALSAGYYDAFYGQAQKVRTLVTRDFTAAFEQVDVLAAPTTPFVAFPFGSRTADPTQMYLADLYTIPSNLYGGPAISVPCGLSEGLPVGLQIMAPTMADDRMYRVAAALESTQSPRLADQTPEVTA, from the coding sequence ATGAGCGAGCTGACCGGCCGGACGGCCGAGGAGTTGGGTGCGGCGATCGCCGCCGGTGAGACGTCCGCCGTCGAGGTGACCCGGGCGTACCTGGAGCGCATCGACGCGGTGGACCCCACCGTGCACGCGTTCCTGCACGTGGCCGCCGAGCCGGCGGTGGCGCAGGCGGCCGAGGTGGACCGGCGGATCGCGGCGGGGGAGAAGCTCGGCCCGCTCGCCGGGGTGCCGATCGCGGTCAAGGACATCGTGGTCACCAAGGACATGCCGACCACCGCCGCGTCGAAGATCCTGGAGAACTGGCTCCCGCCGTACGACGCGACGCTGGTGCGCAAGCTGCGCGAGGCGGGCCTGGTGGTGCTGGGCAAGACGAACCTGGACGAGTTCGCGATGGGCTCGTCGACCGAATACTCCGCGTACGGGCCGACCCGCAACCCGTGGGACACCAGCCGGATCCCGGGCGGTTCCGGCGGCGGGTCGGCGGCGGCGGTCGCGGCCCGCGAGGCGCCGCTCGCCATCGGTACCGACACCGGCGGCTCGATCCGCCAGCCCGGCGCGGTGACCGGTACCGTCGGCGCGAAGCCCACCTACGGCGGCGTCTCCCGGTACGGGCTGATCGCGTTCTCCTCGTCGCTGGACCAGGCCGGCCCGGTGACCCGGACGGTCACCGACGCGGCGCTGCTGCACGAGGTCATCGGCGGCCACGACCGGTGCGACTCCACCAGCATCGACGCGCCGGTACCGCCGGTCGTCGAGGCGGCCCGCCGTGGCCTGACCGGTGATCTGACCGGCGTGAAGGTCGGCGTGGTGCGCGAGTTCGCCGCCGCGCAGGGCGCCGAGCCCGGTGTGGTGGCGGCGTTCGAGGCCGGCGTGCAGACACTGACCAAGCTCGGCGCCGAGGTGGTCGAGGTCAGCTGCCCGCACTTCGAGTACGCGCTGCCGGCCTACTACCTGATCGCGCCGAGCGAGTGCTCGTCGAACCTGGCCCGGTTCGACGGGGTGCGCTACGGCCTGCGGGTCGGTGACGACGGCAGCCGCGCGCTGGAGGAGGTCATGTCGCTGACCCGGGACCGCGGTTTCGGCCCGGAGGTCAAGCGGCGCGTCATCCTCGGCACGTACGCGCTGTCCGCCGGCTACTACGACGCGTTCTACGGCCAGGCGCAGAAGGTGCGCACGCTGGTCACCCGCGACTTCACCGCGGCGTTCGAGCAGGTCGACGTGCTGGCCGCACCGACGACGCCGTTCGTGGCGTTCCCGTTCGGGTCGCGCACCGCCGACCCGACCCAGATGTACCTGGCGGACCTGTACACGATCCCGTCCAACCTGTACGGCGGGCCGGCCATCTCCGTCCCCTGCGGACTGTCGGAGGGGCTGCCGGTGGGCCTGCAGATCATGGCGCCGACGATGGCCGACGACCGGATGTACCGGGTGGCCGCGGCGCTGGAGTCGACCCAGTCCCCGCGCCTCGCGGACCAGACCCCGGAGGTGACCGCGTGA
- the gatB gene encoding Asp-tRNA(Asn)/Glu-tRNA(Gln) amidotransferase subunit GatB produces MSTAVTGDLADVLSRYEVVLGLEVHVELGTRTKMFCSCPTTFGAEPNTQICPVCLGMPGALPVVNAVGVESAIKIGLALGCDIAQWCRFARKNYFYPDMPKNFQTSQYDEPICFDGAIDVDVDGRPVTVAIERAHMEEDTGKSLHVGGATGRIHGATHSLLDFNRAGIPLVEIVTKPIVGAGADAPAVARAYVGAIRDIVRALGVSDARMDQGSIRADVNVSLMPVGATEFGTRTETKNVNSLRSVERTVRFEMLRQAEILDGGGAIHQETRHFNEATGETMGGRVKETATDYRYFPEPDLVPLAPEREWVDKLRAELPELPAAKRARLRSEWGLSELDMQAIDNAGAFDLISATVAAGASPESARKWWLGELSRYANEHDAELAELTATPAHVAELQSLVDGGRLTDKLARTVLSGVLAGEGTPAEVMAARNLEVVNDTGALTAAVDEAIAANPDVAAKVRDGKVAAAGVLVGAVMKATRGQADAKSVRELIIARLTAE; encoded by the coding sequence GTGAGTACCGCCGTGACCGGCGACCTCGCCGACGTGCTGAGCCGGTACGAGGTGGTGCTGGGGCTGGAGGTGCACGTCGAGCTCGGCACCCGGACGAAGATGTTCTGCTCCTGCCCGACCACCTTCGGCGCCGAGCCGAACACCCAGATCTGCCCGGTGTGCCTGGGCATGCCCGGCGCGCTGCCGGTGGTCAACGCGGTCGGTGTCGAGTCGGCGATCAAGATCGGCCTGGCGCTGGGCTGCGACATCGCCCAGTGGTGCCGGTTCGCCCGGAAGAACTACTTCTACCCGGACATGCCGAAGAACTTCCAGACCAGCCAGTACGACGAGCCGATCTGCTTCGACGGCGCGATCGACGTGGACGTCGACGGCAGGCCCGTGACCGTCGCGATCGAGCGCGCGCACATGGAGGAGGACACCGGCAAGTCGCTGCACGTCGGTGGCGCCACCGGGCGGATCCACGGGGCGACCCACTCGCTGCTGGACTTCAACCGGGCCGGCATCCCGCTGGTGGAGATCGTCACCAAGCCGATCGTCGGCGCCGGCGCGGACGCGCCGGCGGTGGCCCGGGCGTACGTGGGGGCGATCCGGGACATCGTCCGCGCGCTGGGCGTGTCCGACGCGCGGATGGACCAGGGTTCGATCCGGGCCGACGTGAACGTGTCGCTGATGCCGGTCGGTGCGACCGAGTTCGGGACCCGCACCGAGACCAAGAACGTCAACTCGCTGCGCAGCGTGGAGCGCACGGTCCGGTTCGAGATGCTGCGGCAGGCCGAGATCCTGGACGGTGGCGGCGCCATCCACCAGGAGACCCGGCACTTCAACGAGGCCACCGGCGAGACGATGGGCGGGCGGGTCAAGGAGACCGCCACCGACTACCGGTACTTCCCGGAGCCGGACCTGGTGCCGCTCGCGCCCGAGCGGGAGTGGGTGGACAAGTTGCGCGCCGAGCTGCCGGAGCTGCCGGCGGCGAAGCGGGCCCGGCTGCGGTCCGAGTGGGGCCTGTCCGAGCTGGACATGCAGGCGATCGACAACGCCGGCGCGTTCGACCTGATCTCCGCGACGGTGGCGGCCGGCGCGAGCCCGGAGTCGGCGCGCAAGTGGTGGCTGGGCGAGCTGTCCCGCTACGCCAACGAGCACGACGCCGAGCTGGCCGAGCTGACCGCCACCCCGGCACACGTCGCCGAGCTGCAGTCGCTGGTGGACGGCGGCCGGCTCACCGACAAGCTGGCCCGGACGGTGCTGTCCGGGGTGCTCGCCGGCGAGGGCACCCCGGCCGAGGTGATGGCGGCCCGCAACCTGGAGGTCGTCAACGACACCGGTGCGCTGACCGCCGCGGTCGACGAGGCGATCGCGGCCAACCCGGACGTCGCGGCGAAGGTCCGCGACGGCAAGGTCGCCGCGGCCGGCGTGCTGGTCGGTGCGGTGATGAAGGCGACCCGCGGCCAGGCCGACGCGAAGTCGGTGCGCGAGCTGATCATCGCCCGGCTGACCGCCGAGTAG
- a CDS encoding TetR/AcrR family transcriptional regulator: protein MTTDARPLRADAQRNRDRLLTAAATAFARDSGASLDSIARDAGVGIGTLYRHFPTREALVEATYRNELNRLCDAADELLTDQPPDVALRAWMDRLIDYMAAKHGMADALRALIAAGGNPFAASRSRLTAALTTLLDAGVEQGLLRGDVAADDILVGLSGLAMHAAPDRRDQLGRLLDLLMDGLRRHP from the coding sequence GTGACCACCGACGCCAGGCCGCTGCGGGCCGACGCGCAACGCAACCGCGACCGGCTGCTCACCGCGGCGGCCACGGCCTTCGCGCGCGATTCGGGCGCGAGCCTGGACTCCATCGCCCGGGACGCCGGCGTCGGCATCGGCACCCTCTACCGGCACTTCCCCACCAGGGAGGCGCTGGTCGAGGCGACCTACCGCAACGAGCTGAACCGGCTCTGCGACGCGGCCGACGAGCTGCTCACCGACCAGCCGCCCGACGTCGCGCTGCGCGCCTGGATGGACCGGTTGATCGACTACATGGCGGCCAAGCACGGCATGGCCGACGCGCTGCGCGCGCTGATCGCCGCCGGCGGCAACCCGTTCGCCGCCAGCCGCAGCCGGCTGACCGCCGCGCTCACCACCCTGCTCGACGCCGGCGTCGAGCAGGGCCTCCTGCGCGGCGACGTCGCCGCCGACGACATCCTGGTCGGGTTGAGCGGTCTGGCGATGCACGCCGCGCCCGACCGGCGCGACCAGCTCGGCCGGCTGCTCGACCTGCTGATGGACGGGCTGCGCCGGCACCCCTGA
- a CDS encoding SDR family NAD(P)-dependent oxidoreductase — protein MSARITTPYGITTTAAEVLDGIDLTGRRAIVTGGASGIGVETARALAGAGAEVTLAVRDRAAGERTAADITATTGNDAIRIGPLDLADRASVAAFVAGWQGPLDILVNNAGVMAAPLSRTPDGLELQFATNHLGHFALATGLHRALAAADGARVVSVSSSAHRRSPVVFDDIQFEHRAYDPWLAYGQSKTANVLFAVEATRRWADDGITSNALMPGGIRTNLQRHVSDAELEALRARAQTAGAAPLRWKTVEQGAATSVFVATSPLLKGIGGRYFEDCNEAGEAVNAQHGVASFALDSELAERLWAVSGELLAGR, from the coding sequence ATGAGCGCCCGCATCACCACGCCGTACGGGATCACCACCACCGCCGCGGAGGTGCTCGACGGCATCGACCTGACCGGACGCCGCGCGATCGTGACCGGCGGCGCCTCCGGCATCGGCGTCGAGACCGCCCGGGCCCTGGCCGGCGCCGGTGCCGAAGTCACCCTCGCGGTACGCGACCGTGCCGCCGGCGAGCGCACCGCGGCCGACATCACCGCCACCACCGGGAACGACGCGATCAGGATCGGGCCGCTCGACCTCGCCGACCGCGCGTCGGTGGCCGCCTTCGTCGCCGGTTGGCAGGGGCCGCTGGACATCCTGGTCAACAACGCCGGGGTGATGGCCGCGCCGCTGAGCCGGACGCCCGACGGGCTGGAGCTGCAGTTCGCCACCAACCATCTGGGCCACTTCGCGCTGGCCACCGGACTGCACCGCGCGCTCGCCGCCGCCGACGGAGCCCGGGTCGTGTCGGTCTCCTCCAGCGCCCACCGGCGCTCGCCGGTGGTCTTCGACGACATCCAGTTCGAGCACCGCGCCTACGATCCGTGGCTCGCCTACGGCCAGTCCAAGACGGCCAACGTGCTGTTCGCGGTCGAGGCGACCCGGCGCTGGGCGGACGACGGCATCACCAGCAACGCGCTGATGCCCGGCGGCATCCGGACCAACCTGCAGCGCCACGTCAGCGATGCGGAACTGGAGGCGCTGCGGGCCCGGGCGCAGACCGCCGGTGCCGCCCCGCTGCGCTGGAAGACCGTCGAGCAGGGCGCCGCCACCTCGGTGTTCGTGGCGACCTCACCGCTGCTCAAGGGCATCGGCGGCCGCTACTTCGAGGACTGCAACGAGGCCGGCGAGGCCGTCAACGCCCAGCACGGCGTGGCGTCGTTCGCGCTGGACTCGGAGCTGGCCGAACGGCTCTGGGCGGTGTCCGGCGAGCTGCTCGCCGGCCGCTGA